The window ctggtctggtctgtgttGCAGGTGTGGATGGATGCAGGTACTCAGATCTTCTTCTCCTACGCCATCTGTCTGGGCTGCCTCACCGCACTGGGGAGCTACAACAAGTACAACAACAACTGCTACAAGTAACCTATACACTCCTCTACTCCTGTACCAACCGCTAcattacacacactcctctacccacactacacacactcctttacccacactacacacactcctctacccacactacacacactcctctacccacactacacacactcctctacccacacacacacacacacagacacactcctctacacacactcctctacccacacacacacaaacacactcctctaCCCACACTCTacccacactctacacacagtaCATAGTTCTAACAATATTTCGGTGGTCAGATTTAAGGAACAGGCTATTTACCAGGAAGGGTGCAAAGCAATACAGGTGCGTCTGTGCTGcaggactgtttgtgtgtctgtgctgcaggactgtttgtgtgtctgtgctgcaggactgtgtgtgtctatgctacAGAGGaactgtttgtgtgcctgtgctaCAGagggactgtttgtgtgtctgtgatgcaggactggctgtgtgtctgtgctgcaggactggctgtgtgtctgtgctacaggactgtctgtgtgtctatgctgcagggactgtctgtgtgtctgtgctgcaggacTGTCTGTGTCTTAGCTGCAggactggctgtgtgtctgtgctgcaggactgtgtgtgtctgtgctacaGAGGgactggttgtgtgtctgtgctgcagaactgtctgtgtgtctgtgctgcagggaCTGTTTGGCACTGTGCTTCCTGAACAGCGGGACCAGCTTCATCGCCGGCTTCGCCATCTTCTCCATCCTGGGCTTCATGTCGTACGAGCAGAATGTTCCCATCGCTGAGGTGGCAGAGTCTGGTCCGTTTGTTGCCTACATTGTAGATCTATGTGTTTCTGGATATGTACTTTTACAGATATaaacatatatatttgtgtgtttttatttatatataatgtatgtgcttttgtgttgttttttgtgtggTTGTTGTCGTTGTGCAGGTCCTGGCCTGGCTTTCATCGCCTACCCGAGAGCCGTGTCTATGatgcccttctctcctctctgggcctgCTTCTTCTTCATCATGATCATCCTACTTGGCCTAGACAGCCAGGTGAgaccatgacccctgaccctagaCAGCCAGGTGAgaccatgacccctgaccctagaCAGCCAGGTGAGACCCTGaaactgtctccctctccatcccttccttcctctctcctccctccctctttctctctcctcctctctctctctctctctctctctctctctatctctcctctccctctcctccctctcccactctcctacctctttctttctccttccttcctccctgtcccctctcttcttccttccctttctccttcctactcctccagtttgtgtgtgtggagagcttGGTGACGGCCATGGTGGACATGTATCCATCCGTGTTTCGGCGTCCGTACCGCAGGGAGCTGTTCCTGCTGGGGGTGGCCTTCCTGTCGTTCCTCATGGGTCTCATCATGCTGATGGAGGTAGAACCCTGGTCCTGCTCTGTGGAAATCACATCCTTAGAGCCCAGACACATCCTTAGAGCCCAGACACATCCTTAGGGCCCAGACACATCCTTAGAGCCTAGACACATCTTTAGAGCCCAGACACATCCTTAGAGCCCAGACACATCCTTAGAGCCCGAACACATCCTTAGAGCCTAGACACATCCTTAGAGCCCGAACACATCCTTAGAGCCCAGCGTATCTGAATGGTAACCTGGCTCTGCCCAGGTGACGTATCTGAAtgttgctctcctctctgcagggGGGCATGTATGTGTTCCAGCTGTTTGACTACTATGCTGCCAGTGGTATGTGTCTGCTGTTCATGGCCATCTTTGAAACTGTGTGCATCGCGTGGGTCTATGGTAAGATTCTCTTGACCTGAGATATGCTCTCACTTTTCTCACTTTTTGATTTTACCCATTATTGTAGAAACACTTTAATaactagagagagaaacactttAATAACTAGAGAGAAACACTTTAataactagagagagagaaacactttAATaacagagagggttagggttaaacttGAGTTactttattatttatgaagatggcatagattaaaaagcTTACATTTGCTGCTGCTCATTTAGCAATGAGCTCATATCACAAATAATGGAGTTTAGTGTAGAATTAAATGATGAAAAGAATGATTCTTTTCCTCTCAAGAGGGGATGGTGATAGTCTAtgtggcagcctcacatagttgaaacagttgcatAAAAAACAAGAAGTTGGGCAATCCTGTGTACAAATTTTcctaacctatatgacttaaacttccccttaagtttttaccttgtagtgatatttttaagcctaaatattgcattcattcattaataaagaacccactttgaaacaagctgattctatcattgtcactggcagtatttcaGCTGGAATCCCTATTCCAACATTATAGGcctccaaaaacgtaaataagcttgaaatgtatttttggaAAGCTGGCTAATATAGCAAGTTGACTGGAAGTGATCCTTGACAGTAACAACATCTCTAGGTGCTCCGTCCAAGCTGTAAGTAGGGAAAAGCGCATTTAACTTTGTCAGCTTCTCTTATACTCCCTCTATATCTgcttctcaatcctggtcattGATCCTAGTCCCTGGGTCTACTGTAGCCCTGCAGGTTTTAAGATGTTTGACTGCAAAAGCAAGCAAGATCGTGCTAGCACTAATAAAGTGTGTCCTTTgtgcactaaccctaaccccccacctGTCACTGAAGGTCAGTCACTTCTGCTGTTGCTAGACAACcatcactgaggggattgtttaaaTGTGCCTTCCATCTGTTAACACTTTGGAAAACTATCCTTCATGTATCCAGATCAGAGCCCTACCCAAGATAAGTAAAAAGTGTTGTGAAAATGTTGAATCCAAACTGTCTCTGGATTCATTTAGATTTCAGTAACTTTAGTTTTCAGTTTACCTTACATGAGTTCCACAAACTCAGCATAAATGTAAAGTATTTTTAGCCCAAAATCACATTTGCACCAGCAACTCTCTTTATCTAATCAAATGTTTTTAATCAAAATGTTTGAATCAAATCAGTCTTCAACCCTGTTTATCATCTAATTGTCTCCTTCCCTTGTCTCCTTCCCTTGTATCCTTCCCTTGTCTCCTCCCCTtgtctccttccctttcctcctcactctccacctCTGTATTAATCCAGGTGTGGACCGTTTCTATGACAACATTGAGGACATGATTGGTTACCGTCCTGGACCCTACATCAAGTACTGTTGGTTGTTCTTCACCCCAGCGACATGCATTGTGAGTGCTATcaacccccctgtccccctaccttaccctctctacctcaccctctctacctcaccctctctaccttaccctctctaccttaccCTCTGTACCTcaccctctctacctcaccctctctaccttaccCTCTGTACCTcaccctctctacctcaccctctctaccttaccctctctacctcaccctctctacctcaccctctctaccttaccCTCTTTACCTcaccctctctacctcaccctctctaccttaccctctctacctcaccctctctacctcaccctctctaccttaccttctctacctaaccctaaccactccACCTAACCAGACCActctacctaaccctaaccattgaTGTACTGTACTACCCTAACTTGTGTATAGGGCACGTTTGCGTTCTCCCTCATCAAGTACACCCCCCTGAAGTACaacggtgtgtatgtgtacccgTGGTGGGGCTATTGCCTGGGCTGGCTGCTGGCCTTATCCTCCATGGTCTGCATCCCTCTGTGGATGGTGTACAAGCTCTGCACCACCCAGGGGACGCTCCGAGAGGTACGCTGCTGCTCTGTAAACAGCTCACatgctaaccctgaccccaaacacagctcacaGTTACCatgctaaccctgaccccaaacacagctcacaGTTACCatgctaaccctgaccccaaacacagctcacaGTTACCatgctaaccctgaccccaaacacagctcacaGTTACCatgctaaccctgaccccaaacacagctcacaGTTACCatgctaaccctgaccccaaacACAGTTCACAGTTACCatgctaaccctgaccccaaacacagctcacaGTTACCatgctaaccctgaccccaaacacagctcacaGTTACCatgctaaccctgaccccaaacacagctcacaGTTACCatgctaaccctgaccccaaacacagctcacaGTTACCatgctaaccctgaccccaaacacagctcacaGTTACCatgctaaccctgaccccaaacacagctcacaGTTACCatgctaaccctgaccccaaacacagctcacaGTTACCatgctaaccctgaccccaaacacagctcacaGTTACCatgctaaccctgaccccaaacacagctcacagctccctctctctctctttccccagcgcctcctcttcctcacccagccctcAGACGACCTTCcaaaaaccaaacaggaacaggACAGGCTTCTGGCAGTGTTTGCTGCGGAGGGCCCCGGGCCCACAGCTCTGGGGGCTGCACCCAGCAGAGCAGGCTATCTCCATGTGCCAGATTCCAGCtgctgaggtgtggaggaggaacTGGATGTCATAGGAGacatgtatatttacatttactaaAGCATCACTACTTGTATGGTTGTAAAGGACACTAAAACACATACTTTTGTATTATATTGTCAAAATGcagtattccccccccccccccccccccagtttctCAACGTATGTTCAGGAATAATTATCAAATATTAAGATGTATATGGCAAGGATGTGATCATATGGGTATGTTGTGGAATATTGTGTAGTAATGAAATATATTGTATTAAAAAAAAGATCTGCTAACCCTTTGTGCCCGTTATAAAACAACTGTTAACAACTGTGGTCTTGTACTAAGACCAGTTGAAAAGTGAACTTGTCTGTGTAATAATGACTGTACAAAGACTGTACAAAGTTGTGAAAAAAATTAAAACGTGAATGTCACAATTTTCTGTACTTATTTAGGATAGGAATATTGCTCTCTACCTATTTTTGAATGCGCGATCATGTTACACATTTGCGAGAGGCTGCTAGAATGATCGGAACAGAAAAACGCTTCACGAGCTGGTTTTCTGCTGTCTTCGCACCAGCGCAGCGCGCCGATTGGCAAGGAAACACGTGCCTCGGTGACGCTTCGCTATCCCACCATGCAACGAGTGATGTCCAAGGAAAGATGGCGGAAGGAGGAGCGGCGGATCTGGaaacccagagaggagaggtcgTAGCGCTTCTCAAAACACAGCTACGAAAAGGAGACACTTGGTAGGAGTTCAACAGTGACTTTTTAATGCGTTTATGTAGCAGTTGGCTCGCTCTGCTAGGACTGTCACTATCTTAAACGGATGTTAAGTGGCATAACCGGCCGTGTTGACAGTAGCCTAGCGGTCTATATCGGTAGCATTCAGGCACTGGTGGCAGTGCTGATGTTAGCATGTTAAGAGTTTCCTATAACTTAGAATGTATGGCTACTTAGCTAGGCTACGTAGCTCTTAGCTAACTATACACATTCCACTAATTTAAGTGAACGTCAAATGACCAAACAGGACTGGGACATTGCCTGTTGCTACTAGTACCTGACCACGTAGCTGATACTGtcacactctgaacacaatAATGGAGTGTGAATGTTGTGACTTATTTCGGTATCTTAGCTCTTAGCCCGGCTGTAAGTGAGCTCACCAGGGGGTGAAAAGCACCTGTCAGAATTACCGACGCAGCTGCTCGCAGCGGACACGGTATCACATACGGGACAGACCAACAACTTTGTTTGCAATTTGCCAGGAAATTGTTTTTGGAACAAAAGCTAGGTAGACTAGCTATATTTTCAGCTAAGTATAACGAGCACAGTTTTAGTTAGCAGAACGTTCAAAAGTATGTCCATGAGTATACAATGTCACCTCGCTATTTAGACTGTAGCTCACCTAGGATGGAGAACAAGGCCAGTTGTGATATGGTGTCTCTTAAAACAAACAGACCTTCAGCCTAATGTTGGTCCAGCCTAACGGGGGTCCAGCCCTGTTGAACATCTCTGCTCTTCTTGTTCTTCTCTTAGGTGATATgtgctgatctgtgggcatCTCTGACATTGCTTGTTAAAGGGCTAAACATGAATATCTGATTTGATAGTGTTTTTGCCCTTACTGCATACACAGGTACCTGGTGGACAGCCGCTGGTTTAAGCAGTGGAAGAAGTATGTGGGATACGACAGCTGGGAGAAGCAGCAGATGGGAGATCAGAATGTGTACCCAGGACATGTGGACAACTCAGGTCTTCTCAGAGGTGAGACCCTGCCTACCATCCTGGAGGGACAATAAGGTTCTGTTCACCCTTACCCACAATGACAGTATTAATGTCAAATGAACACGCCCTGCCCAACCAATATAGGCAGTCATTAATCCAAGTCAACATCATACAGAGAAacttaaagatcccatgacatgctgtttttggatgcttttatatcaTCCTTAGTGGTCCCATAATACTGTATcttaagtctctttcccgaaattcagccttggtgcagaattacagccactacgagcagtcccacaatgagctttcctcaggacatgctgtttctgtgtctgtagctttaaatgaggaagaaagaggcggggctaactgccatgctttggtcgtttgcaagccatgatgtcttgaggaaaaccaatatcgcgcttgcacggtcgtagctcattttctcattggtgggccaaattctctgtgcgggcaaagcagagaaaggggaggtaaccttcggttttatgacgtcataaaaccagcattttcaaaaccgagcgtttcagctttcattttctcaaaggcggagaagaatacccagggcttggtttacaccatTCAAAATGTCTAGCCACCGGGGGACcagaggcaggctaggggaactcatattaatgttaaataacctcctaaagtgaacatttcatgtcatgggacctttaagagGACTCCATGACTGCTGTTGACTAATAACAGTTTGGGGTTCATAAAAGGCTCAGGTGTtatttcagtgtgtttgtgtgagaatgtTGTATTTGAGGCTGAAGGTTAGAGTAGCTACatgatagggttagggtgtgagtaGATAGCATGATAGGGTTAGAGTAGAGCTGCATGATAAAAACTGCTTGTCCTGGTTTCTGGAGTAGATGGGTTATGGTTAGATGCCTTCCACACAATTTgactctccctgcttctctgtatctcgccctctttctttttccattgcttctctttctctctccctgcctctcattctccctttccttgcctctctctcccaccctctctcctcctccctcactctctccccatgatactctctacctctctctcctcccttattctctccccgtctctcttttccattcctctctctctctctctctctctctctctctctctctctctctctctctctctctctctctctctctctcttctccctctctgcctccacctctttccccctccccccctttccccttctctctccctccctctctcctctctagatGGGGATGTTCTGGCAATCAAGGAGCATCTCATTGATGAGCTTGACTACATTCTGGTCCCAACAGAGGGCTGGAATAAGTTAGTGAGCTGGTATGGACTGAGCGAGGGACAGGAAGCCATTTCACGCAAGGTAAGGTCATAACATCTCAGACTCCTGAATCAACACAAGCAATTTGCAGGTAGAGGGAGCAGTTTTTAACCAATGGGAAAGGGAAATTCTTTCTGAATCCGAGGTATAACACTGCTATTGGTGAGGTTATGGAGATATATAGACCGATAATATAGACCGATAGACTGTTAACTCCGATTTTTAGTCTGTGTTGTCACAGACTAAAACACTCAACACTTGACACACCTGTTCTTCACAATTTAGCTGCCTCTGTTCAGAATATCAACTGTTCTGGTACTTTCCAATCCTTACATTTTCACAATATTGATCAATATTTTGAGTTTCCTGTTTTGTAAAACATTTGAGGGACAGGACTGTGGACTGCCGGCCAGTCAGTGTTGGCAGAGCAGGTTCAGTGCAGCTATTTGTGACCGTAGCggccagcctgctgcctccATCTGGCTGCACTTCCAGATCTGTCCAGTCATGTCATCATGGCCGcctgctgcctccccccctgcccccctccccccctgcccccctccccatgtATGTGGAGGTATCAAGTGGCGAGGGGCTTCTATTTTCAGAAAGCTCTGGGTGACTGGAACGCTACATGGAACGCTCAGCGAGACACAACATGCAGGAGGTTTCTTTTATTTCATATTCTCAGctttgtggttctgtgtgtgtgggagcgggccgggctgggaggaggctctCGCGCATTTTTGGGTTCCTCGTGGCCTTGTTTCTTGTTTCTGAAGTGGAGGAAGGCTGAGGtcaagtggagggagagagagagcgttggACGTTTtaggagaaaagggagggggggaagtttGGAGATAGTAGAAgtgagtgtgggtgggtggttaggagattgtgagaatgtgtgtgtggttggttcagagatggtgggagtgtgtgtggatttggggggggggggggggggggttagtatgGTGTCTACCTGtgaatttgtttgtttgttataaGTTTTGTGATTACtcatttgtttttctgaaacacaTGGATGTTTTGAGCAGGGGGTGCCTGCCTTGGGCGGTAAAGGAAGGGGGGGCGAGCATGTACCTCATTGGTGGCAGCTCTGTGTTCTTAGGGGGCTAAGAGGCGGGACTCCCGGATGTCTCCACGATACGCTGCTATATTAAGAGTCTCTGTGACTGGTTCATATCTGCAGTCCACGTGAGAGCAGAGATCTAGGctgagcagcagagagcagagagctaggctgagcagcagagagcagagatctaggctgagcagcagagagcagagagctaggctgagcagcagagagcagagatctaggctgagcagcagagagcagagagctaggctgagcaggagagagcagagagctaggctgagcaggagagagcagagagatagGCTGAGCAGGAAAGCGCAGAGAGCAGAGATCTAGGctgagcagcagagagcagagagctagGCTGAGCAGCAGAGCGCAGAGAGCTAGGctgagcagcagagagcagagatctaggctgagcagcagagagcagagatctaggctgagcagcagagagcagagatctaggctgagcagcagagagcagagagctagGCTGAGCAGCAGAGATCTAGACTGAGCAGCAGAGAGTAGAGATCTAGGctgagcagcagagagcagagagctagGCTGAGCAGCAGAGATCTAGACTGAGCAGCAGAGAGTAGAGATCTAGGctgagcagcagagagcagagagctaggctgagcaggagagagcagagagcttggccaaagagtatagaag of the Osmerus mordax isolate fOsmMor3 chromosome 17, fOsmMor3.pri, whole genome shotgun sequence genome contains:
- the LOC136960334 gene encoding sodium- and chloride-dependent GABA transporter 2-like; translation: MNGDKPAPPRAPPAPPEEKMQERGQWSNKLEFVLSVAGSIIGLGNMWRFPYLCYKNGGGAFLIPYLIFLFTCGVPVFFLETALGQFTSEGGITCWRKISPLFEGLGYGTQVIVALLNFYYIIVLAWGIFYLSFSFSWDLPWSSCNNTWNTENCVEFQRRNESVDFIPNPNATSPVIEFWERRALRLSPGIDHMGSLNWDLALCLLVAWVMCYFCIWKGVKSTGKVVYFTATFPYLMLLVLLVRGVTLPGAGRGIQFYLYPDLGRLADPQVWMDAGTQIFFSYAICLGCLTALGSYNKYNNNCYKDCLALCFLNSGTSFIAGFAIFSILGFMSYEQNVPIAEVAESGPGLAFIAYPRAVSMMPFSPLWACFFFIMIILLGLDSQFVCVESLVTAMVDMYPSVFRRPYRRELFLLGVAFLSFLMGLIMLMEGGMYVFQLFDYYAASGMCLLFMAIFETVCIAWVYGVDRFYDNIEDMIGYRPGPYIKYCWLFFTPATCIGTFAFSLIKYTPLKYNGVYVYPWWGYCLGWLLALSSMVCIPLWMVYKLCTTQGTLRERLLFLTQPSDDLPKTKQEQDRLLAVFAAEGPGPTALGAAPSRAGYLHVPDSSC